A stretch of the Lolium perenne isolate Kyuss_39 chromosome 3, Kyuss_2.0, whole genome shotgun sequence genome encodes the following:
- the LOC127340428 gene encoding uncharacterized protein — MILSGVEQQGIEDGRGRLDAGRMMELFGVMFDGGDHIACSVGDAHAHCHKYKRLASRLCTIILSAPRCISLSFFFDDPTDKANTLTQPWWNGGSFRAQGRRSQHGAGSLATGCTPITGRGHGRDYYTHYFRGYRVHQHLLVLLQRRSSQEGGGGEPAEGPSCLGGGIRRRDRGSGPSSSSLISEVQVGIFAYSVLRTISSGDKSDYVIQASQEHKAFFLNELMWIVSSEPRLDICDSTLV; from the exons ATGATTCTCAGTGGCGTGGAGCAGCAGGGTATCGAAGATGGACGAGGACGGCTGGACGCGGGCAGGATGATGGAGCTGTTTGGTGTTATG TTTGATGGCGGCGACCATATAGCATGTAGTGTTGGCGACGCGCATGCTCATTGCCACAAGTACAAGCGCCTCGCGTCGCGGCTCTGTACTATAATCCTGTCAGCCCCTCGCTGCATCAGCCTCTCCTTCTTCTTCGACGACCCGACCGACAAGGCCAACACGCTCACTCAGCCCTG GTGGAATGGCGGATCATTCCGAGCACAAGGACGACGCTCCCAGCATGGGGCTGGATCGCTGGCTACAGGATGTACACCCATCACGGGGCGTGGTCATGGCCGTGACTATTACACTCACTATTTTCGTGGCTATCGTGTTCATCAGCACTTGCTGGTGCTGCTTCAGCGACGCTCGTCGCaggagggtggcggcggcgaaCCGGCAGAAGGTCCATCCTGTCTCGGAGGCGGAATTCGACGCCGCGACCGCGGCTCCGGCCCCAGCAGCTCAAGTTTGATCTCGGAG GTACAAGTCGGCATATTTGCGTACTCTGTCTTGAGAACAATTTCTAGCGGTGATAAGTCAGATTATGTTATCCAGGCAAGCCAGGAACATAAAGCTTTTTTCCTTAATGAATTGATGTGGATTGTTTCATCTGAGCCGAGACTTGACATCTGTGATAGTACGCTTGTTTGA